Proteins encoded by one window of Pseudonocardia sp. HH130629-09:
- a CDS encoding peptide ABC transporter substrate-binding protein, whose translation MRGRRAAASAIALTAVVGLVLTGCSQQSNTGGSGNTAAGFEETPDQPEVPGKPGGTFRLAITEPTAIDPYNTQESEGTLVNRALFTGLIRVKPNGDVYDGVASKWTPNQNCTQWVFDLKPDQKFSNGEALNSTSFKRGWERTAAKASASEVSYHLDEVQGYDQIQAGTANALSGVDATNPNQLKVTLSKPDCEFELRTYHPALSPVLSTAGAADNKSYNDLPVGNGPFKMDGPWQHDRGIRLVRNDAYTAGTKANLDAVEITIVPSGEGGGVTAEYNGFQNGQFDWARMPTPVLNQAKSTYEPQGKWLNKKTNGNNYLLVSVTTKPLNSADARKAVSMAIDRNAIVQGVLQNSTSPADALIPPNFPDAYTPGVCTACTYNPDEAKRLAQQAGLTPGTEVKLQYNTGAGHEEWTAAVKQQLEQNLGLKVTYTGVPFRDLLDNEQQPEASGLWRAAWSADYPTPGNYLFPLLATQSIGATSPSEPAQGDNRGRYSKPEFDTLLAQAAQTQDEAARNDLYKRAEKIAIGDDLALIPLWFRQQSRLVNTEKFGNVNMDFSEDPTFDTITLK comes from the coding sequence ATGAGGGGAAGAAGGGCGGCCGCCTCGGCCATCGCCCTGACCGCGGTCGTGGGGCTCGTCCTCACCGGCTGCAGCCAGCAGAGCAACACGGGGGGCAGCGGCAACACCGCCGCCGGGTTCGAGGAGACCCCTGACCAGCCGGAGGTGCCCGGCAAGCCGGGCGGCACGTTCCGGCTGGCGATCACCGAGCCGACCGCGATCGACCCGTACAACACCCAGGAGTCCGAGGGCACCCTCGTGAACCGGGCGCTGTTCACGGGCCTGATCCGGGTCAAGCCCAACGGTGACGTCTACGACGGCGTGGCCTCCAAGTGGACACCCAACCAGAACTGCACGCAGTGGGTGTTCGACCTCAAGCCGGACCAGAAGTTCTCCAACGGCGAGGCGCTGAACTCCACCTCGTTCAAGCGGGGCTGGGAGCGCACCGCGGCCAAGGCCTCGGCGTCGGAGGTCTCGTACCACCTGGACGAGGTCCAGGGTTACGACCAGATCCAGGCCGGGACCGCCAACGCGCTGTCCGGCGTGGACGCGACGAACCCGAACCAGCTCAAGGTCACGCTGTCCAAGCCCGACTGCGAGTTCGAGCTGCGGACCTACCACCCGGCGCTGAGCCCGGTCCTCTCGACCGCGGGCGCGGCGGACAACAAGAGCTACAACGACCTGCCGGTCGGCAACGGCCCGTTCAAGATGGACGGCCCCTGGCAGCACGACCGCGGCATCCGGCTGGTCCGCAACGACGCCTACACCGCGGGGACCAAGGCGAACCTCGACGCCGTCGAGATCACCATCGTCCCGTCCGGTGAGGGCGGCGGCGTGACCGCCGAGTACAACGGCTTCCAGAACGGCCAGTTCGACTGGGCGCGCATGCCCACCCCGGTCCTGAACCAGGCCAAGTCGACCTACGAGCCCCAGGGCAAGTGGCTGAACAAGAAGACCAACGGCAACAACTACCTGCTGGTCTCGGTCACCACCAAGCCGCTGAACAGCGCGGACGCCCGCAAGGCCGTCTCGATGGCGATCGACCGCAACGCGATCGTGCAGGGCGTGCTGCAGAACTCGACCTCGCCGGCAGACGCGCTCATCCCGCCGAACTTCCCGGACGCCTACACCCCGGGCGTCTGCACCGCGTGCACCTACAACCCGGACGAGGCGAAGCGGCTCGCGCAGCAGGCCGGTCTCACCCCCGGCACCGAGGTGAAACTGCAGTACAACACCGGTGCCGGTCACGAGGAGTGGACCGCGGCGGTCAAGCAGCAGCTCGAGCAGAACCTCGGGCTGAAGGTCACCTACACCGGTGTGCCGTTCCGTGACCTGCTCGACAACGAGCAGCAGCCCGAGGCCTCCGGCCTCTGGCGCGCGGCGTGGAGCGCGGACTACCCGACCCCGGGCAACTACCTGTTCCCGCTGCTGGCCACCCAGTCGATCGGTGCCACCTCGCCGAGCGAGCCGGCCCAGGGCGACAACCGCGGCCGCTACTCCAAGCCGGAGTTCGACACGCTGCTCGCGCAGGCCGCGCAGACCCAGGACGAGGCGGCCCGCAACGACCTCTACAAGCGGGCCGAGAAGATCGCCATCGGCGACGACCTCGCGCTGATCCCGCTCTGGTTCCGCCAGCAGTCCCGCCTGGTCAACACCGAGAAGTTCGGCAACGTGAACATGGACTTCTCCGAGGACCCGACGTTCGACACGATCACCCTCAAGTGA
- a CDS encoding ABC transporter permease, translating to MGRFILRRLLQGILVVVVTAFLIFIATFSLGDPFASTGEKVVPPEVAAINRAKFGLDQPLPVQFVNYLGNMVTGDFGLDFDQRRPVSQLLAETVPNTILLAVVALLFLVLFGVTAGVIAAVRRYSFWDVFVTVVSTIGIGVPVFVVAIFLVANVSGVGPFPPVPRSFLEEVPWYWDVILPAFTLAIIESAFVARLMRGSMLEVLQADYVRTARAKGLSERTVIGRHAMRTSLLPVVTFVGLTLGTYIGGAIVTETVFQYNGAGFLLARAITNNNAPVIMAVVVYSVVAYVLLSMLVDILYAYLDPRIRLS from the coding sequence ATGGGCAGATTCATCCTTCGACGGCTGCTCCAGGGGATCCTGGTCGTCGTCGTCACCGCGTTCCTGATCTTCATCGCGACGTTCTCGCTCGGCGACCCCTTCGCCTCCACCGGGGAGAAGGTCGTCCCGCCCGAGGTCGCCGCGATCAACCGCGCCAAGTTCGGTCTCGACCAGCCGCTGCCGGTCCAGTTCGTGAACTACCTCGGCAACATGGTCACCGGCGACTTCGGCCTCGACTTCGACCAGCGGCGCCCGGTCTCCCAGCTGCTCGCCGAGACCGTCCCGAACACGATCCTGCTCGCCGTCGTCGCGCTACTGTTCCTCGTCCTGTTCGGGGTGACGGCCGGGGTGATCGCCGCGGTGCGCCGCTACTCGTTCTGGGACGTGTTCGTCACCGTCGTCTCCACCATCGGCATCGGTGTCCCGGTGTTCGTCGTCGCGATCTTCCTGGTCGCGAATGTCTCCGGGGTCGGGCCGTTCCCGCCGGTACCGCGCAGCTTCCTCGAGGAGGTGCCCTGGTACTGGGACGTGATCCTGCCCGCGTTCACCCTCGCGATCATCGAGTCGGCGTTCGTCGCCCGGCTGATGCGGGGGTCGATGCTGGAGGTCCTGCAGGCCGACTACGTCCGCACCGCACGCGCCAAGGGGCTGTCCGAGCGGACGGTCATCGGCAGGCACGCCATGCGGACGTCGCTGCTGCCCGTCGTCACGTTCGTCGGGCTCACCCTGGGCACCTACATCGGCGGCGCGATCGTCACCGAGACGGTGTTCCAGTACAACGGCGCCGGATTCCTGCTGGCCCGCGCGATCACGAACAACAACGCGCCGGTCATCATGGCGGTGGTCGTCTACAGCGTGGTGGCCTACGTGCTGCTCTCCATGCTCGTCGACATCCTCTACGCCTACCTCGACCCGCGCATCCGCCTGAGCTGA